From the genome of Solidesulfovibrio sp., one region includes:
- a CDS encoding IscA/HesB family protein, producing MVSMTDTARAELDNYFADKQKAPIRVYLNKGGCCGPSLTLALDEAREGDDVFDLSGYTFVVDKELMAMASPITVDMTEYGFAVSSSLQLGGGSCGGGSCGGGSCGGGSCGD from the coding sequence GACAATTATTTCGCCGATAAACAGAAAGCCCCCATTCGTGTGTACCTCAACAAGGGCGGTTGCTGCGGCCCGTCCCTCACCCTTGCCCTGGATGAGGCCCGCGAGGGCGACGATGTGTTCGATTTGAGCGGCTACACCTTCGTTGTGGACAAGGAACTCATGGCCATGGCCAGCCCCATTACCGTGGACATGACCGAGTATGGCTTTGCCGTCAGTTCCAGCCTGCAACTGGGCGGCGGGTCCTGCGGCGGCGGATCCTGCGGTGGCGGGTCCTGCGGCGGCGGATCCTGCGGCGACTGA